The proteins below are encoded in one region of Prosthecobacter dejongeii:
- a CDS encoding phosphatase PAP2 family protein, giving the protein MFPWDLQLLQRINLHWTHPVLDWLMPAVSAINAWIPLLAIVALLVLWRGGKQGRWLLLCIALAIGIGDGLVSNTLKKTVGRVRPRDAVEGLIVRDLAPGKPDILRLFKAPEQHPSKPRSETRGKSFPSSHTVNMFALATVVALFHRRWGILLYGLAALVAYSRLYVAAHWPSDIPPSMALGVLVGLSTVWAVRAIQERFRLA; this is encoded by the coding sequence ATGTTCCCCTGGGATCTCCAGCTTCTGCAGCGCATCAATCTCCACTGGACCCATCCAGTGCTGGATTGGCTGATGCCCGCTGTTTCCGCCATCAATGCCTGGATTCCTCTCCTCGCCATCGTGGCGCTACTGGTTCTCTGGCGTGGTGGGAAACAGGGCCGCTGGCTGCTGCTGTGCATCGCTTTGGCCATCGGCATCGGCGATGGACTCGTCTCGAACACGCTTAAGAAAACGGTGGGCCGTGTCCGGCCTCGCGATGCTGTCGAGGGCCTCATTGTCCGTGACCTGGCCCCTGGCAAACCGGATATCCTGCGGCTGTTCAAAGCACCCGAGCAGCACCCGAGCAAACCGCGCTCGGAGACCCGAGGCAAGTCCTTCCCCAGCAGCCACACCGTCAATATGTTTGCCCTCGCCACCGTGGTCGCGCTTTTCCATCGCCGCTGGGGCATCCTTCTGTATGGGCTGGCTGCCCTGGTGGCCTATTCCCGCCTCTACGTCGCCGCCCATTGGCCCTCGGATATTCCGCCATCCATGGCCCTCGGCGTACTAGTAGGACTCAGCACCGTGTGGGCTGTCCGCGCCATTCAGGAGCGCTTTCGCCTCGCCTAA
- a CDS encoding YqgE/AlgH family protein has product MPTTPDAPPLTGNLLLAVPSMQDPNFKRTVIFVAAHNQEDGAFGYVLNRPLDQRVADLLPDQNLGALGQVPVYIGGPVATDKLAFASLQWNRKKSILRCQTHLSVADAIHELSMGHEVRGFVGYSGWSSGQIEGEIERKSWIISPAKKVILTVDQPSAMWGAVLDEMGPIYQLMANTPERVDLN; this is encoded by the coding sequence ATGCCGACCACCCCCGACGCGCCGCCCCTCACCGGGAATCTGCTGCTGGCTGTGCCCTCCATGCAGGACCCCAATTTTAAACGCACGGTCATCTTTGTGGCCGCGCACAATCAAGAAGACGGGGCCTTTGGCTACGTGCTGAACCGCCCTCTGGACCAGCGGGTGGCGGACCTGCTACCTGACCAAAATCTAGGTGCCCTCGGCCAAGTGCCCGTTTACATCGGCGGGCCCGTAGCCACGGACAAGCTGGCCTTTGCCTCCCTGCAATGGAACCGGAAAAAGAGCATCCTCCGCTGCCAGACCCACCTATCCGTAGCAGATGCCATCCATGAACTGAGCATGGGGCATGAAGTACGTGGTTTTGTGGGTTACTCTGGCTGGTCGAGCGGCCAAATCGAAGGCGAAATCGAACGCAAATCCTGGATCATCTCCCCGGCGAAAAAAGTCATCCTCACCGTGGATCAACCGTCCGCCATGTGGGGAGCTGTGCTGGATGAGATGGGCCCTATTTATCAACTGATGGCCAACACACCGGAACGGGTGGATCTGAATTGA
- a CDS encoding transposase: MKVITRADFTPFDWEAVMISRRRRLPHLTLPGAIYFVTFRLGDAVPLEVAQQWKQARTAWLEQNPPPWSEETEKEYHRRFTMRMERYLDAGYGACDLRTENLRKEVLTSLYHDDGRHYDLGDVVIMPNHVHVLLKPLSPTPVSKLMGPAKGASARRINQMTGRSGVLWMDESFDHIVRSLESLKKFQRYLAANPNKAGLSEGTYFYEQRWAIRDE; encoded by the coding sequence ATGAAGGTCATTACACGAGCTGACTTCACACCTTTTGACTGGGAGGCTGTCATGATTTCTCGACGAAGGAGACTCCCACATCTGACTTTACCAGGAGCCATTTATTTCGTGACATTTCGACTAGGTGATGCAGTGCCTTTGGAAGTGGCGCAGCAGTGGAAACAGGCACGCACGGCATGGTTGGAGCAAAATCCGCCGCCCTGGTCCGAAGAGACCGAAAAGGAATATCACCGCCGTTTTACGATGCGAATGGAAAGGTATCTGGACGCTGGGTATGGGGCTTGTGATCTACGCACAGAAAATCTACGTAAAGAGGTGCTGACGAGCTTGTACCACGATGATGGTCGCCACTATGATCTAGGCGATGTGGTGATCATGCCTAACCATGTGCATGTTTTATTAAAACCGCTTTCGCCAACACCGGTCTCGAAGTTGATGGGGCCTGCCAAAGGAGCGAGTGCGAGACGGATCAACCAGATGACCGGCAGGTCTGGGGTGCTATGGATGGACGAGTCTTTCGACCACATTGTGCGAAGCTTGGAGTCATTGAAGAAATTCCAGCGCTATCTGGCAGCTAATCCCAACAAAGCAGGTCTGTCGGAAGGAACTTATTTCTATGAACAAAGATGGGCGATTCGAGACGAGTGA
- a CDS encoding heavy metal translocating P-type ATPase, whose translation MADLTSQDTSWTHALADFLLDQQGVEAIRLNPEERSVQIATLGQVDTALLQAQLNEVLRALDAETRPSSSNATVSGLTLTRKEGALTLQKPSCITAPRFWKWRDFEWPAAEEIEQQSAEEWKEMAVQAAICGVTLVSGLLAEKVFSSPAWLVQSLFGIALVSGGWDAAKDAWENLKEKRLDVHFLMLAVAAGTVAIGAWEEGALLLFLFSTSGALEHYVLHRTHREINALTKAAPKHARVMLPDGKTEERAVSALRIGDVLQVRPAELFPVDGTITLGESAADESTLTGEAVPIDKGVGAEVFGGTLNLWGLVQMRVDRLATQSALAKIITMIQNAQHLRAPSQRFTDRFGTNYTLLTLATVATMFLVWWLALGILPFENTEVSKSAFYRAMTLLVVMSPCALVLSIPSAILAAIAWGARRGILFRGGAAIEKLAEVDVIAMDKTGTLTEGNLKVALVESFPPGHETDVLRLCVTLDANSNHPIAHAITRHAKELGIEPGELLEFQSIPGQGLRGLTKDGVTYVGRRELMNQGDFARWLKDVPDAPLGFSEVWVLNAQTMGRILLKDEIRSGSKAVLSALAAENVRTIMLTGDRRAAAVQVAEELGVADVRAGLHPEDKVKAIRELTQKGKKVAMVGDGVNDAPSLAAAYVSIAMGARGSDAALEQADVVLMQDKIEKLLSARHISQQARRIIRQNLAISLGSVIIMAVASLFGLVPLTLGVLTHEGSTVVVCLNSLRLLFVKER comes from the coding sequence ATGGCTGATTTGACATCGCAAGACACCTCCTGGACACACGCGCTGGCGGATTTCCTCCTCGATCAGCAAGGGGTGGAGGCCATTCGTCTGAATCCTGAAGAGCGCAGTGTTCAAATCGCCACGCTGGGGCAGGTCGATACCGCACTGCTCCAGGCGCAGCTCAATGAAGTGCTGCGAGCCCTGGATGCGGAAACGCGGCCTAGCTCTTCCAACGCAACGGTGAGCGGCCTCACGCTGACCCGTAAAGAAGGCGCACTAACTCTACAAAAACCGAGCTGCATCACGGCTCCGCGTTTTTGGAAATGGCGTGATTTCGAATGGCCTGCAGCCGAGGAAATCGAGCAACAAAGTGCGGAGGAATGGAAGGAGATGGCCGTTCAGGCTGCCATCTGCGGAGTGACGCTTGTGAGTGGATTGCTCGCAGAAAAGGTTTTTTCTTCGCCTGCTTGGTTGGTGCAAAGTTTGTTCGGCATCGCTCTCGTCAGTGGTGGCTGGGATGCGGCCAAGGATGCGTGGGAAAACCTCAAGGAAAAGCGCCTGGACGTTCACTTCCTCATGCTGGCTGTGGCAGCGGGCACGGTGGCTATCGGGGCCTGGGAGGAAGGGGCTCTGCTTTTGTTTCTTTTCTCCACTTCAGGTGCTTTAGAGCATTACGTTCTGCACCGCACCCATCGCGAGATTAATGCCCTTACGAAGGCGGCCCCGAAACATGCGCGTGTGATGCTGCCAGATGGCAAAACCGAAGAGCGTGCAGTTTCCGCTCTTCGAATTGGCGATGTCCTGCAAGTACGTCCGGCAGAGCTTTTCCCCGTGGATGGCACCATCACTCTGGGAGAGTCTGCGGCTGATGAATCTACCCTAACAGGCGAGGCGGTACCGATTGACAAAGGTGTCGGGGCCGAGGTCTTCGGCGGAACCCTGAATCTCTGGGGCCTCGTTCAGATGCGAGTGGACCGTCTTGCCACCCAGAGTGCGTTGGCGAAGATCATCACCATGATCCAGAACGCCCAGCATCTGCGGGCTCCGAGCCAGCGTTTCACAGATCGTTTTGGCACCAACTACACGCTGCTGACGCTCGCGACTGTGGCGACCATGTTCTTGGTCTGGTGGCTCGCCCTCGGCATCCTCCCATTTGAGAATACGGAGGTTTCGAAGTCAGCCTTTTATCGGGCCATGACACTCCTGGTCGTCATGAGTCCTTGTGCTCTCGTTCTCTCCATTCCCTCCGCCATTTTGGCGGCCATCGCTTGGGGGGCGCGGCGTGGTATTCTCTTTCGTGGTGGTGCTGCCATCGAAAAATTGGCCGAGGTGGATGTCATTGCCATGGATAAAACGGGTACGCTGACAGAAGGCAATTTGAAGGTAGCACTGGTGGAAAGCTTCCCTCCAGGGCATGAGACCGATGTGCTGCGTCTGTGCGTGACGCTGGATGCCAATTCAAATCACCCCATCGCCCACGCCATCACGCGTCATGCCAAAGAGCTGGGGATCGAACCCGGTGAGTTGCTGGAGTTTCAGTCCATTCCAGGGCAGGGGCTGCGTGGCCTAACCAAAGATGGCGTTACCTACGTGGGGCGGCGCGAATTGATGAATCAGGGGGACTTTGCCCGCTGGCTGAAGGACGTGCCAGATGCGCCTTTAGGCTTTTCCGAAGTCTGGGTGCTGAATGCCCAGACCATGGGCCGGATACTGCTGAAAGATGAAATTCGCAGCGGTAGCAAGGCTGTGCTCTCGGCCCTGGCTGCTGAAAACGTGCGCACCATCATGCTTACGGGAGATCGCCGGGCCGCTGCGGTGCAGGTGGCAGAGGAATTGGGCGTGGCGGATGTCCGCGCAGGATTGCACCCCGAAGATAAAGTGAAGGCCATCCGCGAGCTAACCCAGAAAGGTAAAAAAGTGGCCATGGTGGGAGATGGCGTGAACGATGCCCCCAGCCTCGCCGCGGCCTACGTCAGCATCGCCATGGGTGCGCGTGGCAGCGATGCCGCCTTGGAGCAGGCGGATGTCGTTCTCATGCAGGACAAGATTGAAAAACTTCTTTCCGCCCGTCACATCAGCCAGCAGGCCCGCCGCATCATCCGGCAAAATTTGGCCATCTCCCTGGGATCCGTCATCATCATGGCGGTGGCCTCCTTGTTTGGCCTCGTGCCTTTGACCCTGGGCGTGCTAACGCATGAGGGTAGCACGGTCGTCGTATGCCTGAATAGCCTGAGACTGCTCTTCGTTAAAGAACGTTAG
- a CDS encoding ArnT family glycosyltransferase: protein MLFFTSQADLAGDEAYYWDWGRRLDWGYFSKPPMIGWLMGLIGRLTGDAEWGIRLAPLLFGTATLATLFVLSRRLFGAATAFLAALLILFTPGNIGLNLFFTIDAPLLFFWSLALLLFWLALEKPTCLWRWAGLTLTIGLGTLSKQMMLVFPLLMVVFAIVSRQDRALLWNPRLWLTVIIGTGFITPVLWWNTQHDWITLEHTKHHFQGDKLDLVGWLGRTLQYPTLQTLVYSPFTFAGLMTVLFLAVKSYRSLDRRSHYLLLCSVPALLAILALSLRQEINPNWPAVFYVPAFILLAAWVNGKLPFTAHPFWKTWPLRLGIAFFVLAHLAVGVVLLTDLKGSKKLKKFHEMCGWTETGRQAGAFLDRVPRPQNTFVLTSNLRTDAAQLAFTMPQHPRVYRWERSGQVLSQYEVWPGPEERLGDDALIFQNGREKPGNVFPAISSCFEKVEFLGQVNVTLGKGEPRILDVFLGHKLHQWVKPGKAPVPAIPAP, encoded by the coding sequence ATGCTTTTTTTCACCTCCCAGGCCGATCTGGCTGGCGATGAAGCTTACTACTGGGACTGGGGCCGCCGCTTGGACTGGGGTTATTTTAGCAAGCCGCCCATGATCGGCTGGCTTATGGGCCTCATCGGTCGCCTCACGGGCGATGCAGAGTGGGGCATTCGTCTAGCACCGCTGCTTTTCGGCACGGCCACCTTGGCCACCTTGTTCGTGCTGAGTCGTCGCCTTTTTGGTGCAGCCACCGCTTTCCTGGCTGCGCTCCTCATCCTATTTACTCCCGGGAACATCGGGCTGAATCTCTTCTTCACCATTGATGCCCCCCTCTTGTTTTTCTGGTCGCTGGCGCTGCTGCTCTTCTGGCTAGCCCTGGAGAAACCCACCTGCCTCTGGCGCTGGGCGGGTCTCACGCTGACCATCGGCCTGGGCACCTTGAGCAAGCAGATGATGCTCGTTTTCCCTCTGCTCATGGTCGTCTTCGCCATCGTGTCCAGGCAGGACCGCGCCCTGCTGTGGAACCCCCGCCTCTGGCTCACCGTCATCATAGGTACCGGTTTTATCACCCCCGTGCTCTGGTGGAATACCCAGCATGACTGGATCACCCTGGAGCATACGAAGCACCACTTTCAGGGCGATAAGCTGGACTTGGTCGGCTGGCTCGGCCGTACCCTCCAGTATCCCACGCTGCAAACGCTCGTCTATTCTCCCTTCACCTTCGCGGGCCTGATGACCGTCCTATTCCTCGCGGTCAAGTCTTACCGGTCACTGGATCGCCGTTCCCATTACCTCTTGCTCTGCTCCGTGCCGGCGCTTCTAGCGATCTTGGCCCTGTCACTGCGCCAGGAGATCAATCCCAACTGGCCTGCGGTCTTTTATGTGCCCGCTTTCATCCTGCTGGCTGCCTGGGTGAATGGGAAGCTGCCCTTCACGGCTCACCCTTTTTGGAAAACTTGGCCCCTGCGTCTTGGCATCGCCTTTTTTGTCCTCGCTCACCTTGCTGTGGGCGTCGTCTTGCTCACGGATCTGAAAGGGAGTAAGAAGCTGAAAAAATTCCATGAGATGTGCGGCTGGACAGAAACAGGCCGTCAGGCTGGAGCCTTCCTGGATCGCGTCCCACGCCCGCAAAACACCTTCGTTCTCACCAGCAATCTGCGGACGGATGCCGCCCAGCTCGCCTTCACCATGCCGCAGCACCCACGCGTCTATCGGTGGGAGCGCTCCGGCCAGGTCCTGTCCCAGTATGAAGTCTGGCCCGGGCCCGAGGAGCGCCTGGGGGACGATGCCCTCATCTTCCAAAATGGTCGCGAAAAACCCGGCAATGTCTTCCCTGCCATCTCCAGTTGCTTTGAAAAAGTCGAGTTCCTCGGCCAAGTGAACGTCACCCTGGGCAAGGGCGAGCCCCGCATCCTCGATGTATTCCTTGGCCACAAACTTCACCAGTGGGTGAAGCCTGGCAAAGCCCCCGTTCCTGCCATTCCCGCCCCCTGA
- a CDS encoding 3-keto-disaccharide hydrolase: MFKSTFSACLLIALATALHAEDKPIGLGAKPIEGAEVILDGSRETLDSKWTYWKGPRFASALPIKWKVVEDPVNGGTCIMTDDRAADGGKYGAADIVTNKAYRDFRLHIEFLVMNPRGNSGVYLQNRYEIQIQEGDRTKHGMGAVINETDSPYHAFAGLGKWNAYDITFRAARFKDGVLVEKPRVSMYFNGQKVHTNVEIQKVWGGPNSGVDGGNDGGKGITDTPQGLKLQCEGHDVRYRNAWIKELDLATPDTDF, encoded by the coding sequence ATGTTCAAAAGCACTTTCTCCGCCTGTCTCCTCATCGCCCTCGCCACAGCCCTCCATGCTGAAGACAAGCCCATCGGCCTCGGGGCCAAACCCATCGAAGGGGCCGAGGTCATCCTCGATGGCAGCCGCGAAACTTTGGACAGCAAATGGACCTACTGGAAAGGTCCCCGTTTTGCCTCAGCCCTGCCCATCAAGTGGAAGGTCGTCGAAGATCCCGTCAATGGCGGCACCTGCATCATGACCGATGATCGCGCGGCCGATGGTGGCAAATACGGCGCGGCAGACATCGTCACGAACAAAGCCTATCGCGACTTCCGTCTGCACATTGAGTTCCTCGTCATGAACCCCCGTGGCAACAGCGGCGTCTATCTGCAAAACCGCTACGAAATCCAGATTCAGGAAGGCGACCGCACCAAGCACGGCATGGGCGCCGTGATCAATGAGACCGACTCGCCATACCACGCCTTCGCGGGCCTGGGCAAATGGAACGCCTACGACATCACCTTCCGCGCCGCCCGGTTCAAAGACGGCGTCCTGGTGGAAAAACCCCGCGTCTCCATGTACTTCAACGGCCAGAAAGTACACACCAATGTCGAGATCCAAAAAGTCTGGGGCGGCCCCAACTCCGGAGTGGATGGCGGCAACGACGGCGGCAAAGGCATCACCGATACCCCCCAAGGTTTAAAGCTCCAATGCGAAGGCCACGACGTCCGCTACCGCAACGCCTGGATCAAGGAACTGGACCTCGCGACTCCAGATACGGATTTCTAG